One Ilumatobacter coccineus YM16-304 genomic window, GAGTGGGCTGGAGGTGATCGACGCGGATGCGCATGCCGACGCTGCTGGAGTTCGCTTCGAGGGAGCCGACGAGAGCGGCCATGGTCGCCTCTTCGCACAGCGCGATCAGCCGCGGTGTTCCGAGCACGTCGATGTCACCGGAGCCGAGCGCGCACGCCGTGTCGGCCTCCGTGACGACCAGTGTCGCCTCTCCTCGCATGCCCGTCTCGACAGTCACGGGAGACGACGCTAACGCGCTGCGTGTCGACTCCCTCGGTCGAGCCGACGCGATTCGAACGAGGCGATTCGCTCGACTGGACCGCGGCTCCATGGGCCGCGGTCGCGATGCTGAACCTTTCCGCAACGACGGCTGTCCCCGACGACCGACAGCCGTCGACTCGTAGGCTGGTTCTCGTGATCGAACAGGACGTCCTGGAACGAGTGCTGAGCAGTGCCACGAAGACCGGTGCCGACTTCGCCGAGGTGTACGCCGAAGACAAGCGATCGACGTCGGCGGGGCTCGACGACGGTCTGGTCGAGCAGGTGACGAGTGGTCGTGATCGCGGCGCGGGCATTCGCGTCATCGCCGGCGACACGACGGGATTCGCATACACCTCC contains:
- a CDS encoding thioesterase family protein, translated to MTVETGMRGEATLVVTEADTACALGSGDIDVLGTPRLIALCEEATMAALVGSLEANSSSVGMRIRVDHLQPTPVGAQVSAEATLEKIDGRRLTFTVSVSDSGGLVAAGKITRVLIDRDKFMGKCCSTN